The Rosa rugosa chromosome 1, drRosRugo1.1, whole genome shotgun sequence genomic sequence TTTGTAATTCCCTATTTATTTACACGTCCCATTCCAGGATTTTTTCACCGGATAACTTCTAATGTGTCTAGCAATGGAGAAATCACACATTCTAATATATGGTTCTGGGTGTGTGTATGAGAGTGCACACTTTGAGCAGATTGCAAAACAGAATGATACAGGGATACTCTTGCTCTCCATTGGGGGTTCAACTTCAATGCTGCCATTTTAGGTTCCATTTCTACTGATTTTGTTCTCTCAATTTATTTGGGCTATAAGGAtggaaagagggagagagagtagCACCACCGGCCTTGGATTCTTGACCTTACTGAATGTTTTCTAAATTAATCTGCCTAAAAACCTCCACATGGAGTGGGGGCTCTATGTTCTCGTGGTTGTTTTCATAGGACCAAATCTATTGAATTCTAAAAGTTGTGGGAAACCCAAACAGCAAAATGATTTTAATGTGGCAATAGCTCTCCATAAATTTGAAATCTATCAAGAAATTCAATGAGAGAATGATATCTATCATATTTCATATTACAGAAAGCACAGAACGTGTTCGAcaaaattaatcagagagaGAAGTTAAACTTACGATGGGGAAATCGAGAGGGGAGCGACGGGTCAACCTTTCCTCCTCGGGAGCCATCCGAACGACATGCCGTCGCATCCGAAGGCTGTGAACGACGACGGTAGGGGTGCGGCGGAGAGTGACATAGCAAGGGGGATTGTACTGGTTGTTTTGTGTAAGACTATACCggcgagaagaagaggaagaggaagaggaggttgGTGGAATTACGGCGGGCAGAGGCACCGTCAGGCTCCGCAACGCCATGGATGGGCTCCCTCTAACTATCAGCTTCTAACTAGGAGTCTACCAACCTCTCCTCTACTCTCCTCATTCCCGAGTCGGTTCAACTTGGGCAACTCCGCACAAAAAGAGCCGGGTCGGATTTTTTCTATATCCATTTTATCGGGTCCGGTTACACAATACTGTAATGGTTTATGTTGGATAAATGTGGTTCGTTTATTGATTTGATTAAGTATGTTCGTTTTACCTTATTGAATTTCAATTCCGCTGAAAATTTATAACAGCAAAATGCACATATGAATCGAGGGCAATTGTTAATTTGTCAATTAAATTGGTAATACTCAATCCACTATTCATCCAAAATAAGCAATTGCCCCTATCGTGGATGTAGGACTGAAAGCAATTGCTAAAGCAATAAAGGTGATGTAAAAGCTTATAAAAGGCAATAGATCATTGAAGGGCAGACAATCGATCGGTCTACTATTTATCCAATAATTAGCAGTCAATTGATCAGTCCACTATAGTTTTTTTAGGCAGACAAATTATACCAATCCACTTTCATCCAATAATAAAAGACAATTTGACTGCTAATCTACTATTCacacttcaaatttgaataattaattaattaataataagCATGAATTTTCTCCAATAACTTTTAGGAAGTTATATGTTTGCCAGTGGTCGGGCACAAGGTCGTACAAGCCCATGAATCGCACAATTGAATTTGCTCATCAATGAAACCCGAATCTCCCATTTGTTAGATGATgattgaaaaataaattgattgaggaagaagatgaagaggtaAAAATTTTATAAATTTTGGTGTTTCAGAAATTAAGGAGAGAGAATgagtatttatagaatttttggAAATAAATTTAAGATTTATTTTAAccttttgaattaattttagggtgaaaaatataagaaaaaaaaaactatttttgcCAAATCCAACTGCTGAAATTAAATGACAATTGCATAATGGCTGTCAACACAAAATTTGCCCGTTGGAGCAAGCTCAAATATATGTTGAACCCACAATAATCAGTCAAGCAATTGGATGGGCAAGAATCAGTCACATCAGCCCATCTCTAGGAGGGGCCCCATTAATCAGTCGGGCAATAAATTGCCGCTGCATTGCCAAAACTCCCTCTTCTCTCTCATTGGTTGTGTAATAAGTACCTTagctctaagagcaagttcacccgttgggtcaccgggtcacctactattcactgctttttagtgtatattttcattctctgggtcacgaaatacactgtgctcgtgacccagggcacgaaattaacactaaaaagtagtgaatagtgggtgacgtggtgacccaacgggtgaacttgccctaaATGATCCATTCATGGAAATCTAAACCCTGAACAATCGGAATGTTGACATGTTACCGAAAAGTGAGTACCATACTAATCtctcaaaattaaaaaattaaaaatatttctCTCGGTGGAAATAACTCTACCTTTGTATACTAATCACACACGAAGCATATTAATTACCATGTATATTTGCCTCTTCCCGAATGGATAAACGTATAATCCTATGTCTCCTTACTTGAACATGAATGTAGATGGTATGGTTCAATGGGGTGATGGGTTTCAGGGTTTGGGTGTTGTTATATAGAGTTGGGATGTTGTGCGGCAGCTGAGGTCCTATGTGGGAATGTATACGACAGACTATGGGCAGGTGGCCGGGCATGCACAATGCCGCCTTGAAAATAATTACGGCGGCTACTtaccggggggggggggtatgTGGGAATGTATACAACGACTATGGGCAGTCGCTGTTGACGGTTCAGGGATCCTGAATTGACAATTCTCAGGTCAAACGGCGCCATACGATTCCAATTCAACCAAGGAATCGCAGGTGGGGTAGATGATGACTCCTATGGTCTCACATTCGCTTATCATGGCCACGCAAGCAATCACACATTCAATCTGTGACATCACTACAATATTATTAAGCAATATAGGACAGATTGCACCGTGTCTAAAGCAATAGAGGTGATGTCACTCTGCCTAaccaaacaaagaagaagagtcAGAATTCTAAAGTTTCCAACTTTCCATTATAGCTTTATCAGACACCACACCACAATAATGCCAATACTTTGTTGTGAAACCCACTTGCCCAATCTCTGGAAACTGTGGCACACATGAATCATCAGCAGCCACTAATCATCATTCAACCATAAAACTGGGTTTGGTTGAGATTGGGTGATTGAGAGTCACAAAGTTATCAGAAGTAACACTAGTATATCAAAGCTCAACCTTTTGTTCTCTTTCTTCCTGTTGCTGTTCCAAAGAcctggagagaagagagagagcaacCACTTGGTCCAATTGGAAGTAAGGAAGAGAGGATTGAGAAAACAAAGTGTGTGAAAGGGAAATCCAAAGAAATAAGATTTACTTGTGGAGTTAGGATTGTACAAGTAGTGTACGTGAAAGGAATTTACAAACAAATACATATCATTCTTTCTTCAATCTTCGGGAAGGGATAGAACTTATTTAGAAATACATTAGATGAAGTAGGTCTCGGTAGAAATTCATTTTCAGGGCATATTGTGTGGCAGGGAGTGAAGAGAGAAAGTTGGCCGTTTCGTTATAGGCATAAACAGAGAAAAAGATTGAAGTAGAAACAGAgcctagtttttttttgtcttcttcttcttgtggcTGTAGGATTTCCCAAACTCCCAAAGATTTGGATACAAAGACAGAGAACCCAAAAAGGAAAGGTCCAAATCCCACAAGCCTATATAGGGATTGGGTTTTGATCAGTAGGGAAGAAGTCGTGAAACTTGAGTTGTTTGGTGAGGTTTGAGTTGCTAGTTTGAAAGGGAAGATGGAAGAGTTTGTCGCTAGCAGTTGGGGAAGAGAATTTGTGGCTGGAGGTTTTGGAGGCATTGCTGGTATAATTTCAGGGCACCCACTTGACACTCTTAGAATCATGCAACAGAGTTCAAAAACTGGTACTGCTTTCAGCATTCTTCGCAATGTTGTCACCACGGAAGGCCCGACTGCCCTTTACAGAGGCATAGCTGCTCCCTTGGCCTCCATCACATTTCAGGTTTCTATTTTTCCCAATCTTCTTTTTccttggttttattttttaatgcAAATTAATTCCATTTTTGGTGTTAAAATTAATGAGTGAGTTTGCTCATAAGGTATTTGTTTATTGCAGAGTGCCATGGTTTTCCAAACATATGCCACTCTCTCTCGAGCTCTGGATCCATCGGTTTCTCCTAAAGACCCTCCTTCTTACAAAGGTGTTGCTCTAGGAGGATTTGGGGCTGGTGCTGTGCAGAGTTTGATGATCACCCCAGTAGAACTCGTAAAAATCCGTCTTCAGCTGCAAACCGAGAGCCATAAAGGCCCCATAGATGTTGCCAAAAGCATAATCAAAGCAGAAGGGGTAAAAGGAATGTATAGAGGCTTAACCATCACCATGCTAAGGGATGCACCAGCTCATGCTTTCTACTTTTGTACTTATGAGTACATGAAGGAGCAGCTTCACCCGGGATGTAGAAAAACGGGCAAAGAAAGCTTGCGAGCTACGTTAGTGGCTGGAGGACTAGCAGGAGTAGCTAGCTGGATTATTTGTTATCCCTTGGATGTTGTAAAAACAAGATTGCAAGCTCAATCGATGTACCCTGTACCAAAATACACTGGAATTGTTGATTGCTTCAGGAAGAGTGTGAGGGAGGACGGGCATGGCGTGCTGTGGCGAGGACTAGGAACTGCGGTTTCCAGAGCGTTTCTTGTGAATGGGGCTATCTTTGCGGCTTATGAGGTTGCTATGAAGGGCCTAGGCAGCAGGGGAAGCGTGGTTC encodes the following:
- the LOC133739735 gene encoding mitochondrial arginine transporter BAC2-like yields the protein MEEFVASSWGREFVAGGFGGIAGIISGHPLDTLRIMQQSSKTGTAFSILRNVVTTEGPTALYRGIAAPLASITFQSAMVFQTYATLSRALDPSVSPKDPPSYKGVALGGFGAGAVQSLMITPVELVKIRLQLQTESHKGPIDVAKSIIKAEGVKGMYRGLTITMLRDAPAHAFYFCTYEYMKEQLHPGCRKTGKESLRATLVAGGLAGVASWIICYPLDVVKTRLQAQSMYPVPKYTGIVDCFRKSVREDGHGVLWRGLGTAVSRAFLVNGAIFAAYEVAMKGLGSRGSVVLADNAIL
- the LOC133739731 gene encoding histone chaperone ASF1-like, which translates into the protein MALRSLTVPLPAVIPPTSSSSSSSSRRYSLTQNNQYNPPCYVTLRRTPTVVVHSLRMRRHVVRMAPEEERLTRRSPLDFPIEWERPKPGRRPDIFPQFSPMKTPLPTPMPADPPEEDEEEEEKKEDDEEGEDNPDKENPGIPEE